The proteins below are encoded in one region of Manis pentadactyla isolate mManPen7 chromosome 2, mManPen7.hap1, whole genome shotgun sequence:
- the EMB gene encoding embigin isoform X1 produces the protein MRALPGFRAPPPLLLLGLLAAARPGLADSHPPASSFTSLPIREEMMAKYFNLSLESHDISLTEHSNVPVEKNITLERPSNIELKCQFTTSGDLNSVNVTWKKGDELLENNYFINATGGILYTQYMFTIINSKQMGSYSCIFEEEKERRGTFNFKVPELHGKNKPLITYVGDTTVLLCKCQDCFPLNWTWYSSNGSVQVPVGDQMHDRYVISGTNANETRLKIMQLSEEDQGSYWCHAIFQLGESEEHIQLVVLSYLVPLKVFLAIAAEVVLLVAIILLCEVYTKKKEKHQDEGKEFEQIEQLKSDDSNGVENNAPRHRKNESVSP, from the exons CTTCATCTTTTACAAGTCTACCCATCCGAGAAGAAATGATGGCAAAATATTTTAACCTGTCCTTGGAGAGTCATGACATATCACTGACTG AACATTCCAATGTGCCAGTAGAAAAAAACATCACTTTAGAAAGACCTTCTAATATAGAACTCAAATGCCAATTCACAACATCAGGGGATTTGAATTCAGTAAATGTGACTTGGAAAAAAGGTGATGAACTACTAGAGAATAATTACTTCATCAATGCAACAGGAGGCATCCTATATACCCAGTACAT GTTCACCATCATTAACAGCAAACAAATGGGAAGTTATTCTTGTATCTTTGAAGAGGAAAAGGAACGGAGGGGCACATTTAATTTCAAAG TCCCTGAACTTCATGGGAAAAACAAACCATTGATCACTTATGTGGGTGATACCACTGTCCTGCTGTGTAAATGTCAagattgttttcctttaaattggACCTGGTACAGTAGTAATGGGAGTGTACAG GTTCCTGTTGGTGATCAAATGCATGATAGGTATGTGATCAGTGGAACAAACGCTAATGAAACAAGGCTCAAGATAATGCAACTTTCAGAGGAAGATCAGGGATCTTACTGGTGCCATGCGATATTCCAATTAGGGGAGAGTGAAGAACACATTCAACTCGTCGTGCTGAGTTATTTGGTGCCCCTCAAAGTATTTCTTGCAATAGCTGCTGAGGTTGTTCTTTTAGTGGCTATTATTCTGCTTTGTGAAGTGTacaccaaaaagaaagagaaacaccaag ATGAAGGGAAAGAATTTGAGCAAATTGAACAGCT gaagtcagatgatagcaATGGTGTAGAAAATAATGCCCCCAGGCACAGAAAAAAT GAATCTGTGAGCCCGTGA
- the EMB gene encoding embigin isoform X2, with the protein MRALPGFRAPPPLLLLGLLAAARPGLADSHPPASSFTSLPIREEMMAKYFNLSLESHDISLTEHSNVPVEKNITLERPSNIELKCQFTTSGDLNSVNVTWKKGDELLENNYFINATGGILYTQYMFTIINSKQMGSYSCIFEEEKERRGTFNFKVPELHGKNKPLITYVGDTTVLLCKCQDCFPLNWTWYSSNGSVQVPVGDQMHDRYVISGTNANETRLKIMQLSEEDQGSYWCHAIFQLGESEEHIQLVVLSYLVPLKVFLAIAAEVVLLVAIILLCEVYTKKKEKHQGKVWRAEKEDLVKVKLTHVACLFSL; encoded by the exons CTTCATCTTTTACAAGTCTACCCATCCGAGAAGAAATGATGGCAAAATATTTTAACCTGTCCTTGGAGAGTCATGACATATCACTGACTG AACATTCCAATGTGCCAGTAGAAAAAAACATCACTTTAGAAAGACCTTCTAATATAGAACTCAAATGCCAATTCACAACATCAGGGGATTTGAATTCAGTAAATGTGACTTGGAAAAAAGGTGATGAACTACTAGAGAATAATTACTTCATCAATGCAACAGGAGGCATCCTATATACCCAGTACAT GTTCACCATCATTAACAGCAAACAAATGGGAAGTTATTCTTGTATCTTTGAAGAGGAAAAGGAACGGAGGGGCACATTTAATTTCAAAG TCCCTGAACTTCATGGGAAAAACAAACCATTGATCACTTATGTGGGTGATACCACTGTCCTGCTGTGTAAATGTCAagattgttttcctttaaattggACCTGGTACAGTAGTAATGGGAGTGTACAG GTTCCTGTTGGTGATCAAATGCATGATAGGTATGTGATCAGTGGAACAAACGCTAATGAAACAAGGCTCAAGATAATGCAACTTTCAGAGGAAGATCAGGGATCTTACTGGTGCCATGCGATATTCCAATTAGGGGAGAGTGAAGAACACATTCAACTCGTCGTGCTGAGTTATTTGGTGCCCCTCAAAGTATTTCTTGCAATAGCTGCTGAGGTTGTTCTTTTAGTGGCTATTATTCTGCTTTGTGAAGTGTacaccaaaaagaaagagaaacaccaag GTAAGGTCTGGAGAGCTGAGAAAGAGGATCTGGTGAAGGTGAAGCTGACTCATGTAGCATGTCTCTTTTCACTCTAA